One stretch of Vibrio nitrifigilis DNA includes these proteins:
- the crcB gene encoding fluoride efflux transporter CrcB: MTQISILLFIAIGGAFGACSRYLISEWTVTMFGRAFPYGTLSVNIIGSFIMGILMACFQNEWLAPYPWRQVVGLGFLGALTTFSTFSMDNVLMIEQGAFIKLGFNVLLNVLFSISAAYVGYQWLLRS; this comes from the coding sequence ATGACTCAAATATCTATTTTGCTGTTTATTGCTATAGGCGGAGCATTTGGTGCTTGTTCTCGTTATTTAATTTCTGAGTGGACCGTTACCATGTTTGGACGAGCATTTCCTTACGGCACTCTATCGGTCAACATTATTGGTTCTTTTATTATGGGAATCTTAATGGCATGTTTTCAGAACGAATGGTTAGCTCCATACCCATGGCGTCAGGTAGTTGGTCTGGGTTTCTTAGGAGCGTTAACTACATTTTCAACGTTCTCTATGGATAACGTCTTGATGATTGAGCAGGGTGCATTCATTAAACTAGGTTTCAATGTGTTGTTGAATGTTCTATTCAGTATCTCAGCGGCTTATGTTGGCTATCAGTGGTTACTGCGTTCTTAA
- a CDS encoding IS630 family transposase (programmed frameshift), with protein sequence MNPPDFPKLIRETSDARMRTRLLAISHFVDGKSRTEIAKYLKVSRTSVNNWVATYLKNGVEGLVEKQHTGRPPRLTEDQLSLLKLYITSNAIKPEGGRLQGTDIIEFIHEEFGLSYSLSGIYKILRKLNLVWITTRSKHPKQSVEAQEAFKKFPIETILKIPGHVALKDVQIWFQDEARFGQRNTTTRIWAKKGTRPRAVQQQQFEYAYLFGAVCVNTGETEAIVVPMSNMEAMKEQLRLISQSTPTGKHAVVIMDQASWHQSYLADSFKNLTVIHLPPYSPELNSIEQVWSWLRQKEIANRCFECYDDIVDKLCSAWNCFCADKSRVISLCFRDWTILTS encoded by the exons ATGAACCCCCCTGACTTCCCAAAACTTATTCGTGAAACATCCGATGCGAGGATGCGTACGAGACTTCTTGCTATATCTCATTTCGTGGATGGAAAAAGCCGCACTGAGATCGCCAAATATTTAAAAGTCAGCCGTACCAGTGTCAATAACTGGGTTGCGACTTATTTAAAGAATGGTGTTGAAGGTTTAGTAGAAAAGCAGCATACAGGCCGTCCTCCACGACTGACTGAAGATCAGCTATCTCTGTTAAAGCTGTACATCACTTCCAATGCGATTAAACCTGAAGGTGGAAGACTACAAGGGACTGATATTATTGAATTCATCCATGAGGAATTTGGCCTATCTTACAGCTTATCAGGCATCTATAAGATATTGAGAAAGCTTAATTTAGTTTGGATAACCACTCGTTCAAAGCACCCAAAGCAATCTGTAGAAGCGCAAGAAGCTTTT AAAAAATTCCCAATAGAAACGATCCTTAAGATCCCTGGGCATGTTGCTTTAAAAGATGTTCAAATCTGGTTTCAAGATGAAGCCAGATTTGGCCAGCGCAACACAACAACCCGAATCTGGGCAAAAAAAGGGACTCGTCCTAGGGCGGTACAACAACAGCAATTTGAGTATGCGTACTTATTTGGAGCGGTGTGCGTTAATACCGGAGAAACTGAAGCTATTGTTGTTCCTATGAGCAACATGGAAGCAATGAAGGAACAACTCAGACTCATTTCTCAATCAACCCCCACAGGCAAACATGCTGTCGTCATCATGGATCAAGCCAGTTGGCATCAAAGCTATCTAGCGGATTCATTCAAGAACTTGACTGTCATTCATCTACCTCCTTATTCACCCGAACTCAACTCAATAGAGCAGGTATGGAGTTGGTTGCGTCAGAAAGAAATAGCCAATAGGTGTTTTGAATGTTACGACGATATTGTCGACAAGCTGTGTAGTGCTTGGAATTGTTTTTGTGCAGACAAAAGCAGAGTCATTTCGCTCTGCTTTAGAGATTGGACCATATTGACCAGTTAA